GGCGGCGCGCCAGGGCGCGGTGGACGTGCTCAGGCTGTTGCGGCGCAACAGGCGGTAAGCAGCGAAGCGGACTCCAGGGCGACGACCTCGCCGACCATGATCAGCGCCGGAGCCTGGATTGCCGCTGCCTGGGCGGCCGCGGGCAACTGCGCCAGGGTGCTGCGTACCCCATGCTCTGCCGGCGTGGTGGCGGCGTGGATCACGGCGGCGGGAGTGTCTGCAGGCAGGCCGTGAGCGATCAGTTCGCGGCTGATGATCTCCAGCGCACTCAGCCCCATGTAGATCACCACCGTCTGCTGCGGGCGGGCGAGTGCGCTCCAGTCCAGGTTGACCGTGCCGTCCTTCAGGTGGCCGGTGGCGAATACCAATGTCTGCGCATGTTCCCGGTGCGTCAACGGGATGCCGGTTGAGGCGGCGGCGCCGGCGGCGGCGGTGACGCCGGGCACGATTTCACAGTCCAGGCCGGCGGCCTGGAGCGCCTGCATTTCCTCCCCGCCGCGCCCGAAAATGAACGGGTCACCGCCCTTGAGGCGCACGACCTGCAGCCCCTCCCGTGCGAACTCAACGAGCAGGGCATTGATGCCGTCCTGGGGCAGGGCGTGGTTGCCGGCTTCCTTTCCGACATAGATCCGCCGCGCCCGGGCTGGAATGAGCTCCAGGATGGCGGGGCCGACGAGATGGTCGTAGACCACGGCTTCGGCATTGGAAATCAGCCGGGCAGCCTTGAGCGTGAGGAGGTCCGGATCGCCCGGCCCTGCTCCGACGAGGTAGACCTTTCCCGCCCGAGGTAGCGGCGCATGGCAGGGCTGGTCCACCGTGCCGTCGCCCTGTGGGCGGCTGCGGTGCGGGATGCCGAAGCTGCGCAGCGCGCGCGTGCTGCCGGCCGAAGGTGCTGCATACGTGGTCGAAAGCGTGCCTGCGTACATGTGGATTGACTCCGGCAGATCAAAGAGGAGAGCAAAGGGGAGGGCGGTCGCGCCTGCGAAAGACCCCGAGGAAAAACCCTGAGGTAGGTACGCCCTTTCGACCAAACTTTATCCCCAGCTGCGGCGTTAAAAATTAACTCAGATCAAGGATCGCATGGACGCTGAAAAACCATACTGTCTTCAGAGTGTTGAGTGCTGTGTTGTTTCACATCCCGCGTCGCTTAAGGAGAGGGAAATGCAAAACAAAAGCTTGATCGGTAAGACGTTCGCCATGGCGCTTCTGCCGTTGGCGATGGGTAGCGTGTGGGCGCAGGGTGCGTCGAGTGCGCCGAAACTGAGCGCCGAAGAAATGGAGCAGGGCAAGCTGATCTACTTCGAGCGCTGTGCCGGCTGCCATGGCGTGCTGCGCAAGGGGGCCACCGGCAAGAACCTCGAGCCGCACTGGACCAAGACGATGCCCGACGGCACGAAGATGGAAGGCGGCACCCTCAAGCTCGGCACCGACCGTCTCGAGAAGATCATCGCCTACGGCACCGAAGGCGGCATGGTCAACTACGACGACATCCTGACCAAGGAAGAAATCAACCTGATGGCGCGCTACATCCAGAATGAGCCGCCGATCCCGCCCGAGTTCTCGCTGAAGGACATGAAGGACAGCTGGAAGCTGCTCGTCCCGGTCAAGGACCGTCCGACCAAGCAGATGAACAAGGTCAATCTCAAGAACGTGTTCGCGATCACCCTGCGCGACGCGGGCAAGCTCGCCCTGGTCGACGGCGACACCCACAAGATCTGGAAGATCCTCGACACCGGCTACGCGGTGCACATCTCGCGCCTGTCGGCTTCGGGCCGTTATGTGTATACGGTCGGTCGTGACGGCCTGACCACCATCATCGACATGTTCTACGAAGAGCCGAAGACGGTCGCCACCGTGCGCCTGGGCTCGGATGCGCGTTCGGTCGATACCTCGAAGTTCAAGGGCTACGAGGACAAGTATCTGATCGGCGGCACCTACTGGCCGCCCCAGTACTCGATCATGGACGGCGAGACCCTCGAGCCGATGAAGATCGTGTCGACCCGCGGCAACACCGTCGATGGCGAGTATCACCCCGAGCCGCGCGTGGCCTCCATCGTCGCCTCGCTGACCAAGCCGG
The window above is part of the Thauera aromatica K172 genome. Proteins encoded here:
- the cobA gene encoding uroporphyrinogen-III C-methyltransferase, with protein sequence MYAGTLSTTYAAPSAGSTRALRSFGIPHRSRPQGDGTVDQPCHAPLPRAGKVYLVGAGPGDPDLLTLKAARLISNAEAVVYDHLVGPAILELIPARARRIYVGKEAGNHALPQDGINALLVEFAREGLQVVRLKGGDPFIFGRGGEEMQALQAAGLDCEIVPGVTAAAGAAASTGIPLTHREHAQTLVFATGHLKDGTVNLDWSALARPQQTVVIYMGLSALEIISRELIAHGLPADTPAAVIHAATTPAEHGVRSTLAQLPAAAQAAAIQAPALIMVGEVVALESASLLTACCAATA
- a CDS encoding nitrite reductase, whose amino-acid sequence is MQNKSLIGKTFAMALLPLAMGSVWAQGASSAPKLSAEEMEQGKLIYFERCAGCHGVLRKGATGKNLEPHWTKTMPDGTKMEGGTLKLGTDRLEKIIAYGTEGGMVNYDDILTKEEINLMARYIQNEPPIPPEFSLKDMKDSWKLLVPVKDRPTKQMNKVNLKNVFAITLRDAGKLALVDGDTHKIWKILDTGYAVHISRLSASGRYVYTVGRDGLTTIIDMFYEEPKTVATVRLGSDARSVDTSKFKGYEDKYLIGGTYWPPQYSIMDGETLEPMKIVSTRGNTVDGEYHPEPRVASIVASLTKPEWVVNVKETGMIQLVDYSDIKNLKTTTIESAKFLHDGGWDASGRYFMVAANASNKVAAVDTKTGKLAALVDTAKIPHPGRGANFVHPEFGPVWSTGHLGDAVVSLISTASDDPKFAKYKDHNWKVVQELKMPGAGNLFVKTHPKSKNFWADAPMNPEREIAESVFVFDKADLKKEPVRLDVAKDSGLPESKAIRRAVQPEYNEAGDEVWISLWGGKTDQSAIVIYDDKTLKLKKVITDPAIVTPTGKFNVYNTMHDVY